AGCAGCTGCCCGCCATTATGGTTGGATGCTGGTTCATCAATCTCCAGAATAACTCTAAAAGGAACATGTGGATACAAGAAATAAGGAATAGATTAAAACAAATTtacacaaaaagcacaaaagaaTTGGTATAAACCACTTGTTTCTCTCTGATAATGGTCAGTATGACAAAAAGtataaaactgcaaaacagttcaGGTTTTAGAAGAAGGTGGTACTTTTTGCTATCCAAGTACAACAGTTCATACCTACCGCTCAGAGCTGTGGTCCACCTCATTCATGTCATTGGCTGATACATGGAactcactgattctgattctcTCATCAAAACCCACCTCCACTGAGTAATACACATACAGCTTCCCGTTGTACTTGTATTTGGGGTGAAAGGCGAGTCCAAGAAAGCCTCTCTCATCACCTTCCCATGATGACGTTAGCACAACCTGGGTAATGTTCAGAAATGGTCTCTCCAGCTTGGACCTATCTGGAAGATAGGTCCACACCAGGCCGACTTGTTCTGCCACAAAGAATCTATGTGTGCCATCATTGGCATGCACCATAGCTAATGGATTCTGGAGACCATTGGCCACTTCTTCCAGGCACAGCTGCAGACAGCCATTTGAGTTCACCTGAATGCCACCCAGGTTCTGAGTGAGTCGCTGGTTGTTAAGCAGATATGGATAACAGTAGTCCTTGTCTTGTAACTCCAGGTAATGGCAGAGACtggtctgattttctctgaCGTTTGCTATATGTGGGTCACCAGACAAGAAAGGAATGGTGAAAGAACACTTATTCCAAAACTGAAAGCAGTATTCAGAACAGAGGCCTGGGATGGTCCTGAGCGGGGTGCTTGGATCCTCAGCATCAAAGAGGTGAGCTGCATAGGGAGAACACTCCTGAGATCAGACAGATGGAGGAAAAGAGGAGACAAGCAACACATGAAGAGACATGCAACAAGAAGGAACAGTTAGTGCCACTTGTACCGTGTAAAGTGGTCTTTAAACCTGCATTGGTCGTTTTTGTTACATTGATTACAACATGAACAAgttaaaaatacaatttgaCATTATGTGTCCTTTATATAAATCTTGGTCCAATACTCTGTTCTCTTGGGGAACAGAGTACCTACTTGTTCTTCCATTGCCCATTCTTTCCTGCTGAGCAAAGTCTTATATAAAAGCTTCTCTTGTGAAATATTATTAGTGGTGTCAGTGAACTAAACCAGTAAAGTTGTGGGCCATAACACAAAATATTATTGagcttaaaaaactaaaatggtGACACCAGCAATTTCTTAATGTTAATAAAGTTCATTCAGTCCTAATGACTAAAGGAGATATATAGAAAAGATATATAACTTTAGTCTTGACCCATATTGATCTGCATACATAGAATGATATGTCATGGTCTGGGTAAATTTTGCAAAGAACCAGGGTTCTCCCTGTGCACTTTAACTACCTTGTATTTGGACAATTGAATACATAATGGTAAATGAATATTAATTTTaagaattaataataatatacttCGTTAATACATACTTGCAAAGCAAGATTACTGCGGGTTATTATATTGAGATATGCCTGTAGATGATTCGCAGCATAATTCCATGTATTTTCTATAGACTGCATTACCAGTAATGACAGAACATAAATAAActagattttcagaaaaatcttTGATAGCCTTTACTGTACAGCTTTCAGTGTACAGCTTTCAAAGTCTTCATGacaattttgtttttaactaaAGACACCAtattgctttgttgtttttcttcttttgctctttttacaGGAGTTGTTTTGTTTGGCCAGTGTAATGGTAGGTCCTGGACTCAGCCAACCGACCTTTGTCCATGTGTTCCTACCTGGCAGAGCAAGTCGAAGATGAACCCGGCACAGCTGGCATATCCACTGTAGTCAAAATTATCCATAATCTGGTAGTATTTAGACATCAGCTCCTGGTCTTTCTGATAATCACAGCAGCCAAATTCCTTGTACATTATACAAAATTCCAGCTCTCTCTGCGGTCGGAAGGGCGGTTTAAAATCCAAACATTGCGGGTGTAACATCACAGGTGCAAAACATAGTGTCAAAAACGACAGAGTAGACCAGAGCCACAGATGGCTGGTGATTTTTCCACAACACCGCTCCATTACGGCCCACGCTGCATGACATGGGAGGAAAGATTTTTCGAAAGAGGCTTCCCGTGTGGACTCTGATCATTCGCATTGCTCAACGCTCTGACGTGGTGAAGCGCAAGTCTGCGTTTATTTTTGC
Above is a window of Oreochromis niloticus isolate F11D_XX linkage group LG19, O_niloticus_UMD_NMBU, whole genome shotgun sequence DNA encoding:
- the hhipl1 gene encoding HHIP-like protein 1 isoform X2 produces the protein MERCCGKITSHLWLWSTLSFLTLCFAPVMLHPQCLDFKPPFRPQRELEFCIMYKEFGCCDYQKDQELMSKYYQIMDNFDYSGYASCAGFIFDLLCQECSPYAAHLFDAEDPSTPLRTIPGLCSEYCFQFWNKCSFTIPFLSGDPHIANVRENQTSLCHYLELQDKDYCYPYLLNNQRLTQNLGGIQVNSNGCLQLCLEEVANGLQNPLAMVHANDGTHRFFVAEQVGLVWTYLPDRSKLERPFLNITQVVLTSSWEGDERGFLGLAFHPKYKYNGKLYVYYSVEVGFDERIRISEFHVSANDMNEVDHSSERVILEIDEPASNHNGGQLLFADDGYLYIFTGDGGMAGDPFGKYGNAQNKSALLGKVLRIDVDDNQRGPLYRIPPDNPFIHEQGARPEVYAYGVRNMWRCSVDRGDPWTKDGKGRIFCGDVGQNKFEEIDIIEKGRNYGWRAKEGFSCYDKKLCANSSLDDVLPVYAYPHKMGKSVTGGYVYRGCEYPNLNGIYIFGDFMSGRLMSLQEDKKTGNWKYNEICMGVGLTCAFPGLINNYHQYIISFAEDESGELYFMSTAIPSATSPSGVVYKVIDPSRCGERQKLCSWQS